A portion of the Elephas maximus indicus isolate mEleMax1 chromosome 13, mEleMax1 primary haplotype, whole genome shotgun sequence genome contains these proteins:
- the ANKRD34C gene encoding ankyrin repeat domain-containing protein 34C, with protein sequence MMDDDTELRTDGNSLLKAVWLGRLRLTRLLLEGGAYINESNDKGETALMVACITKHVDQQSISKSKMVKYLLDNRADPNIQDKSGKTALIHACIRRAGGEVVSLLLENGADPSLEDRTGASALVYAINADDKDALKHLLDACKAKGKEVIIITTDKSSSGTKTTKQYLNVPPSPKVEDRQSPPPCTSPSDIELKAPGLSSPSNEKEDGFFSLQKGHPSGCNAYKALNEPGSPNRKVGNLKRARLPQLKRLQSEPWGLIAPSVLAASMHQDETHSASTDNEVIKSICDVSFPKRGPLSRTNSIDGKDPTLFPTVTEQVLKIAPPSAPTSWKAAYEKGQAPHPRLARRGTLPVDQEKCGIGQPGPSVLKDPVSLTLLGNDFYDLDLQPGADPSNSISLESGKGPLDRKKLNSSHLALFHGSRESLDAVPSTSPSSARRRPPHLLERRGSGTLLLDRISQTRPGFLPPLNVNLNPPIPDIRSSSKPSSPLASGLKSMVPVAPSSPKRVDLRSKKKLLRRHSMQVEQMKQLSDFEEILT encoded by the coding sequence ATGATGGACGACGACACTGAACTGAGGACTGATGGAAACTCACTCCTAAAGGCCGTGTGGCTGGGGAGGCTCAGGCTGACCAGACTACTCCTGGAAGGAGGGGCCTATATCAATGAAAGCAATGACAAAGGTGAAACGGCACTCATGGTGGCCTGCATCACCAAGCATGTGGACCAGCAAAGTATCAgcaagtccaagatggtgaagtaCCTGCTGGACAACAGGGCTGACCCCAATATCCAGGATAAGTCTGGCAAAACCGCTCTCATCCACGCTTGCATTAGAAGGGCTGGGGGAGAAGTGGTCTCCTTATTACTGGAGAATGGAGCAGACCCCAGCCTCGAGGATCGCACTGGGGCTTCAGCTCTGGTTTACGCAATCAACGCAGATGACAAGGATGCACTGAAACATCTCCTTGATGCCTGCAAAGCCAAAGGGAAGGAGGTGATTATTATAACAACGGATAAATCGTCTTCAGGCACCAAAACTACCAAACAGTATCTTAATGTTCCCCCTTCCCCCAAGGTGGAAGACAGACAGTCACCTCCACCTTGCACGTCTCCCTCTGATATTGAACTGAAGGCTCCAGGCCTTAGCTCCCCATCCAATGAGAAGGAAGATGGCTTCTTCAGCCTCCAAAAAGGGCATCCAAGTGGTTGCAATGCCTACAAGGCTCTTAACGAGCCCGGGTCACCCAACAGAAAAGTTGGTAACCTCAAGAGGGCCCGTTTGCCCCAATTAAAGAGGCTCCAGTCTGAACCCTGGGGTCTGATAGCACCCTCTGTGTTGGCGGCCTCGATGCATCAGGACGAGACTCATAGTGCCAGCACAGACAATGAGGTCATCAAGAGCATTTGTGACGTGTCTTTCCCCAAAAGGGGGCCCCTTTCCAGAACCAACAGTATTGACGGCAAAGACCCCACCCTTTTTCCCACAGTCACGGAGCAAGTTCTGAAGATTGCACCCCCTTCGGCACCCACGTCCTGGAAAGCAGCCTATGAGAAAGGTCAGGCTCCCCACCCCCGTTTGGCCAGAAGAGGTACTCTCCCTGTTGACCAAGAGAAGTGTGGTATAGGTCAACCAGGACCCTCTGTTCTCAAAGATCCAGTGTCCCTCACACTGCTGGGGAATGATTTCTATGATTTAGATTTACAACCAGGGGCTGACCCATCCAACTCCATTTCCCTTGAATCAGGCAAAGGACCCTTAgatagaaagaagctcaacagcTCCCACTTGGCTCTTTTCCATGGTTCTCGGGAGTCCCTGGATGCTGTGCCCAGCACATCCCCCAGCTCAGCGCGCCGCAGGCCACCACATCTTCTAGAAAGACGAGGTTCTGGAACTCTGCTACTAGACCGCATTTCTCAAACCAGGCCTGGCTTCCTTCCACCCTTAAATGTGAATCTGAACCCACCTATCCCAGACATTAGATCTAGCAGCAAACCTTCTTCCCCACTTGCTAGCGGCTTAAAATCCATGGTTCCTGTGGCTCCAAGTTCACCAAAGAGAGTTGACTTGAGAAGTAAAAAGAAGCTCCTCAGAAGGCATTCTATGCAGGTGGAGCAGATGAAGCAGTTGTCTGACTTTGAAGAAATCTTGACCTAA